One genomic region from Cyanobium usitatum str. Tous encodes:
- the hisD gene encoding histidinol dehydrogenase — protein MVATPAALSISCLRDDGSNAAPDRLATIAERTSGGRLREEMVRVEEILARVQAEGDAALMELTERFDGVRPDPLRIAPQRLADAWQATPAPLQDALRLAHQRILAFHQHQLPTDLAVTGPHGELLGRRWRPVQRAGLYVPGGRASYPSTVLMNAVPARVAGVQRLVMVTPPGPGGEPHETVLAAAHLAGVEEVYRVGGAQAIGALAFGTATIPRVDVISGPGNLYVTLAKKAVYGRVAIDSLAGPSEVLVIADHSARADQVAADLLAQAEHDPLAAAILLTTCPELAAAMPAALEAQLENHPRAEITRTALNDWGLIVLCDSLGRAAQLSDCFAPEHLELLVEDPESLAEQIKHAGAIFMGPYTPEAVGDYLAGPNHTLPTAGTARFAGALSVETFMRHTSLIRFNREALEATGSAVITLAESEGLHSHAESVRRRLN, from the coding sequence GTGGTCGCAACGCCTGCTGCCCTATCGATCAGCTGCCTGCGCGATGACGGTTCAAACGCCGCCCCTGATCGACTGGCAACCATCGCCGAGCGCACCAGTGGCGGGCGCCTGCGAGAAGAGATGGTTCGGGTCGAGGAGATCCTCGCCCGGGTGCAAGCGGAAGGCGATGCCGCCCTGATGGAGCTCACCGAACGCTTTGACGGCGTGCGCCCCGATCCCCTGCGGATTGCGCCACAGCGGCTGGCTGACGCCTGGCAAGCCACACCGGCGCCCCTGCAGGACGCCCTGCGCCTGGCACACCAGCGAATCCTCGCCTTCCACCAGCATCAACTGCCGACCGATCTGGCCGTCACCGGTCCCCATGGCGAACTGCTGGGTCGGCGCTGGCGGCCGGTGCAGCGGGCCGGCCTATACGTGCCTGGGGGGCGGGCTTCATACCCCAGCACCGTGCTGATGAATGCTGTGCCGGCGCGGGTAGCCGGGGTGCAGCGGCTCGTGATGGTGACGCCCCCAGGTCCCGGCGGCGAGCCCCATGAAACCGTGCTGGCGGCCGCCCACCTGGCCGGGGTAGAGGAGGTGTATCGGGTTGGGGGCGCCCAGGCAATCGGGGCCCTGGCCTTCGGTACGGCCACCATTCCCCGGGTCGACGTGATCAGCGGCCCCGGCAACCTCTACGTGACCCTGGCCAAAAAAGCGGTCTACGGCCGCGTGGCTATCGATTCGCTGGCAGGGCCCAGTGAGGTACTTGTGATCGCCGACCACAGCGCCAGGGCCGACCAGGTAGCCGCAGACCTGCTGGCCCAGGCCGAGCACGACCCCCTGGCAGCCGCGATCCTGCTGACCACCTGCCCGGAGCTGGCCGCCGCCATGCCAGCTGCCCTGGAGGCCCAGCTTGAGAACCACCCCAGGGCTGAAATCACCCGCACCGCCCTCAACGACTGGGGGCTGATCGTGCTCTGCGACAGCCTTGGCCGCGCCGCCCAACTCAGCGACTGCTTCGCCCCCGAACATCTGGAGCTGCTGGTGGAAGACCCGGAAAGCCTGGCCGAACAGATCAAGCACGCCGGCGCCATCTTTATGGGTCCGTACACCCCCGAGGCCGTCGGCGACTACCTAGCCGGCCCCAACCACACCCTGCCCACCGCCGGCACGGCCCGCTTCGCCGGCGCCCTGAGCGTGGAGACCTTTATGCGCCACACAAGCCTGATCCGCTTTAACCGGGAGGCCTTGGAGGCCACCGGATCTGCGGTGATCACCCTGGCCGAAAGCGAGGGGCTGCACAGCCATGCCGAATCGGTGCGGCGCAGGCTGAACTGA
- a CDS encoding trypsin-like peptidase domain-containing protein — protein MRQGTSMKWVLGASLSLVRLVWTVGLGLALGLGSFSAVALALEPGVDPIGQVIPHSFVAEAARAVAPAVVRIDTEREVARQAFDPALLDPLLRDLFGDPSGSMRERGQGSGVVIDAAKGLVLTNAHVVDQVDSVEVTLADGRHVDGAVVGADSVTDLAVVKISGARDLRSARLGDSEALEVGDWAIAMGSPYGLERTVTLGIVSSLHRNINSLGFSDKRLDLIQTDAAINPGNSGGPLINASGEVIGINTLVRSGPGAGLGFAIPINLARGVASQLSNGGQVIHPYLGLQLVPLTARRARDNNRDPEALLQLPERDGALVQRVLPASPAETAGLRRGDLVVAVADQPVPDPASLLERVERSSVGEPLALTVVRGQRELSLMIKPAALPHSG, from the coding sequence ATGCGTCAAGGAACGTCGATGAAGTGGGTGTTGGGGGCGAGCTTGTCTCTGGTCAGGCTGGTTTGGACGGTCGGCCTCGGCCTAGCCCTGGGACTTGGATCTTTCAGCGCTGTTGCCCTAGCTCTGGAGCCTGGGGTCGATCCCATTGGGCAGGTCATTCCCCACAGCTTTGTGGCCGAGGCAGCTCGGGCCGTGGCGCCAGCGGTGGTGCGGATCGACACCGAGCGCGAGGTGGCTCGCCAAGCCTTTGATCCCGCCCTGCTCGATCCTTTGCTGCGCGATCTATTCGGCGATCCCTCCGGCAGCATGCGAGAGCGGGGGCAGGGGTCTGGCGTTGTAATCGATGCAGCCAAGGGCCTGGTACTCACTAACGCCCACGTGGTCGATCAGGTCGACAGCGTTGAGGTCACTTTGGCCGATGGTCGCCATGTGGACGGTGCGGTGGTGGGCGCCGATTCGGTGACCGATCTGGCCGTGGTCAAAATCTCCGGCGCGCGGGATTTGCGCTCCGCCCGCCTGGGCGACTCCGAGGCCCTGGAGGTGGGCGATTGGGCCATTGCCATGGGCAGCCCTTATGGGCTCGAGCGCACCGTGACCCTGGGCATCGTTTCGAGCCTGCACCGCAATATCAACAGCCTGGGCTTCTCCGACAAGCGGCTCGATCTGATCCAAACCGATGCGGCCATCAATCCAGGCAATTCCGGTGGTCCGCTGATCAACGCCAGTGGCGAGGTGATCGGTATCAACACCCTGGTGCGCTCTGGACCAGGCGCAGGATTGGGATTTGCCATACCGATTAATTTGGCCCGAGGTGTGGCCAGCCAGCTCAGCAACGGCGGCCAGGTGATTCACCCCTATCTGGGATTGCAGTTGGTGCCGCTCACTGCTCGCCGCGCCCGGGACAACAATCGTGATCCCGAGGCTCTGTTGCAGCTGCCAGAGCGGGATGGTGCCCTGGTGCAAAGGGTGCTGCCCGCTAGTCCAGCGGAAACGGCTGGCCTGCGCCGCGGTGACCTAGTGGTGGCTGTGGCAGACCAGCCAGTGCCCGATCCGGCCAGCCTGCTGGAGCGTGTTGAGCGCAGCAGCGTTGGCGAGCCCCTGGCGCTCACGGTGGTTCGGGGTCAACGGGAACTCAGCCTGATGATCAAGCCGGCGGCCTTACCCCACTCCGGTTGA
- the rpoB gene encoding DNA-directed RNA polymerase subunit beta encodes MSSAIQVAKTATYLPDLVEVQRASFKWFLEKGLIEELESFSPITDYTGKLELHFIGSEYRLKRPRHDVEEAKRRDATFASQMYVTCRLVNKETGEIKEQEVFIGELPLMTERGTFIINGAERVIVNQIVRSPGVYFKDEQDKNGRKTFNASLIPNRGAWLKFETDKNDLLHVRVDKTRKINAHVLMRAIGLSDNDVLDKLRHPEYYQKSIESANDEGISSEDQALLELYKKLRPGEPPSVSGGQTLLHSRFFDAKRYDLGRVGRYKINKKLRLTIPDAVRTLTPEDVLSTIDYLINLELDVGGASLDDIDHLGNRRVRSVGELLQNQVRVGLNRLERIIKERMTVGETESLTPAQLVNPKPLVAAIKEFFGSSQLSQFMDQTNPLAELTHKRRISALGPGGLTRERAGFAVRDIHPSHYGRICPIETPEGPNAGLIGSLATHARVNEYGFIETPFWRVEEGIVHKSGDPIYLSADLEDECRVAPGDVPTNSDGYITSDLVPVRYRQDFEKVPPEQVDYVQLSPVQVISVATSLIPFLEHDDANRALMGSNMQRQAVPLLRPERPLVGTGLETQVARDSGMVPITRVNGTVTFVDATAIVIRDDQGTDHVHHLQKYQRSNQDTCLNQRPIVRQGDPVIAGQVLADGSACEGGEIALGQNVLIAYMPWEGYNYEDAILLSDRLVHDDLYTSVHIEKYEIEARQTKLGPEEITREIPNVAEESLGHLDEMGIIRIGAYVESGDILVGKVTPKGESDQPPEEKLLRAIFGEKARDVRDNSLRVPSTERGRVVDVRIYTREQGDELPPGANMVVRVYVAQRRKIQVGDKMAGRHGNKGIISRILPQQDMPYLPDGTPIDIVLNPLGVPSRMNVGQVFECLMGWASSHLDCRVKVVPFDEMHGAEKSKQTVQAYLEEAAKLPGKEWVYNPDNPGKIQLIDGRSGEPFDQPVTVGYAHILKLVHLVDDKIHARSTGPYSLVTQQPLGGKAQQGGQRLGEMEVWALEAYGAAYTLQELLTVKSDDMQGRNEALNAIVKGKPIPRPGTPESFKVLMRELQSLGLDIAVYTDAGEEVDLMQDVNPRRSTPSRPTYESLGVADYDDD; translated from the coding sequence ATGAGCAGCGCGATCCAGGTCGCCAAGACCGCCACTTACCTCCCCGATTTGGTGGAGGTGCAGCGCGCGAGCTTTAAATGGTTCCTGGAGAAGGGCCTGATCGAAGAGCTTGAGAGCTTTTCGCCGATTACCGACTACACCGGCAAGCTAGAGCTGCACTTCATCGGTAGCGAGTACCGCCTGAAGCGCCCGCGTCACGACGTGGAAGAAGCAAAGCGCCGTGATGCGACGTTTGCGTCCCAGATGTATGTCACCTGCCGCCTGGTGAATAAGGAGACAGGTGAGATCAAGGAGCAGGAGGTTTTCATCGGCGAGCTGCCCTTGATGACTGAGCGAGGCACCTTCATCATCAACGGTGCCGAGCGGGTGATCGTTAACCAGATCGTGCGCTCACCTGGCGTCTATTTCAAGGATGAGCAGGACAAGAACGGCCGTAAAACTTTCAACGCCAGCTTGATCCCTAACCGGGGTGCCTGGTTGAAGTTTGAAACTGATAAAAACGACCTGCTGCACGTACGTGTCGATAAGACGCGCAAGATCAATGCTCACGTGTTGATGCGGGCTATCGGCCTGTCTGACAACGACGTGCTCGATAAACTTCGCCATCCCGAGTACTACCAGAAGTCGATCGAGTCGGCCAACGACGAGGGCATTTCCTCCGAAGATCAGGCCCTGCTTGAGCTCTATAAAAAGCTGCGTCCGGGTGAGCCACCCTCTGTCAGCGGCGGCCAGACCCTGCTGCACAGCCGCTTCTTTGATGCCAAGCGCTACGACCTAGGTCGCGTTGGTCGTTACAAGATCAATAAAAAGCTGCGCCTCACCATCCCCGATGCCGTGCGCACCCTCACCCCTGAGGACGTGCTCAGCACCATCGACTACTTGATCAATCTCGAGCTCGATGTGGGCGGCGCCAGCCTCGATGACATCGACCACCTCGGCAATCGCCGGGTGCGCTCGGTGGGAGAGCTGCTGCAAAACCAGGTGCGGGTCGGTCTCAACCGGCTCGAGCGCATCATTAAAGAGCGCATGACGGTCGGGGAAACCGAATCCCTTACCCCTGCCCAGCTGGTGAACCCCAAGCCCCTAGTGGCGGCGATCAAGGAGTTCTTTGGCTCCAGCCAGCTGAGCCAGTTCATGGACCAGACCAACCCACTGGCGGAGCTAACCCACAAGCGCCGGATCAGCGCCCTGGGCCCAGGTGGTTTGACCCGCGAACGGGCGGGCTTTGCGGTGCGCGACATCCACCCTTCCCACTACGGGCGCATCTGCCCGATCGAGACACCGGAAGGACCGAATGCAGGCCTGATTGGCTCCCTGGCCACCCACGCCCGAGTTAATGAGTACGGCTTCATCGAGACGCCGTTCTGGAGAGTGGAAGAGGGCATCGTTCACAAGAGCGGTGATCCCATCTACCTTTCTGCCGATCTCGAGGATGAGTGCCGCGTAGCTCCTGGCGACGTGCCCACCAATTCCGATGGCTACATCACCTCAGATCTGGTGCCTGTGCGCTACCGCCAGGACTTTGAGAAGGTGCCCCCTGAGCAGGTCGATTACGTCCAGCTCTCGCCGGTGCAGGTGATCTCGGTGGCCACCTCCTTGATTCCATTCCTGGAGCATGACGACGCCAACCGGGCCCTAATGGGTTCAAACATGCAGCGCCAGGCCGTGCCTCTGCTGCGGCCAGAGCGCCCCTTGGTGGGCACCGGTCTGGAAACCCAGGTGGCCCGCGACTCCGGCATGGTGCCGATCACCCGGGTCAATGGCACGGTCACCTTTGTCGATGCCACCGCCATCGTCATCCGCGATGACCAGGGCACCGACCATGTGCATCACCTGCAGAAGTACCAGCGCTCCAACCAGGACACCTGCCTCAACCAGCGTCCGATCGTGCGCCAGGGCGATCCGGTGATTGCTGGCCAGGTGCTGGCGGATGGCTCCGCCTGCGAGGGCGGCGAGATCGCCCTGGGGCAAAATGTGCTGATCGCCTACATGCCCTGGGAGGGTTACAACTACGAGGACGCGATCTTGCTGAGCGATCGTCTCGTGCACGACGACCTCTATACCTCGGTTCACATCGAGAAGTACGAGATCGAAGCCCGTCAGACCAAGCTTGGCCCTGAGGAGATCACGCGGGAAATCCCTAATGTGGCCGAGGAGAGCCTGGGCCACCTCGACGAGATGGGAATCATCCGCATAGGCGCCTACGTCGAAAGCGGCGACATCCTGGTTGGCAAGGTGACCCCCAAGGGTGAATCCGACCAGCCCCCAGAAGAGAAGTTGCTGCGCGCAATCTTCGGCGAGAAGGCCCGCGACGTGCGCGACAACTCCCTGCGGGTGCCTAGCACCGAACGGGGTCGGGTTGTTGACGTGCGCATCTACACCCGCGAGCAGGGCGACGAACTACCGCCCGGCGCAAACATGGTGGTGCGGGTTTATGTGGCCCAGCGCCGCAAGATCCAGGTTGGCGACAAGATGGCCGGCCGCCACGGCAATAAGGGCATCATCAGCCGGATCCTGCCCCAACAGGACATGCCCTACCTGCCCGATGGCACCCCCATCGACATCGTGCTCAACCCCCTGGGGGTACCGAGCCGCATGAATGTGGGCCAGGTGTTTGAGTGCCTGATGGGTTGGGCGTCCTCCCACCTCGACTGCCGCGTCAAGGTGGTGCCGTTTGACGAAATGCACGGCGCTGAAAAGTCGAAGCAAACCGTGCAGGCCTACCTCGAGGAAGCCGCCAAATTGCCCGGCAAGGAATGGGTCTACAACCCCGATAACCCAGGCAAGATTCAGTTGATCGACGGCCGCAGCGGCGAGCCTTTTGACCAGCCCGTGACGGTTGGGTACGCCCACATCCTCAAGTTGGTTCACCTGGTGGACGACAAGATCCACGCCCGCTCCACCGGCCCCTACTCCCTGGTTACCCAGCAGCCCCTGGGCGGCAAGGCCCAGCAGGGCGGCCAGCGTCTTGGTGAGATGGAGGTCTGGGCTCTTGAGGCCTATGGCGCCGCCTACACCCTGCAGGAACTGCTCACCGTCAAGTCCGACGACATGCAGGGCCGCAACGAGGCGCTTAACGCCATCGTTAAAGGCAAGCCGATCCCCCGCCCTGGCACGCCGGAGTCGTTCAAGGTGCTGATGCGCGAGCTGCAGTCGCTTGGTCTAGACATCGCCGTCTATACCGATGCCGGCGAAGAAGTTGATCTCATGCAAGATGTCAACCCCCGCCGTAGCACCCCCAGCCGTCCCACCTACGAGTCCCTCGGCGTCGCGGACTATGACGACGACTGA
- a CDS encoding TatD family hydrolase translates to MTASPASTESGLPVLVDSHCHIVFRNFDDDLEAVAQRWRDAGVRSLVHACVEPGEIPAIRALADRFDELRYSVGVHPLDTEHWQPDTPEILRQAAQADRRVVAIGELGLDLFREQNLAAQMAMLEPQLDLAVELDLPVIVHCRDAAEPMLALLRQRASLGGCPRGVMHCWGGDPEEMAGFLELGFFISFSGTVTFPKAEATHACARQVPADRYLVETDCPFLAPVPRRGKRNEPAFVAAVAVRVADLRGQTLTEVANTSSSNASRLFGLPLHNV, encoded by the coding sequence GTGACTGCCTCGCCAGCATCGACCGAATCGGGTTTGCCCGTTTTGGTCGACAGCCACTGCCACATCGTTTTCCGCAATTTCGACGACGACCTAGAGGCGGTAGCCCAGCGGTGGCGTGATGCAGGTGTTCGTTCCCTGGTTCACGCCTGCGTTGAGCCCGGGGAAATTCCAGCGATCCGCGCCCTGGCAGATCGTTTTGACGAGTTGCGCTATTCCGTAGGGGTCCATCCGCTCGATACCGAGCACTGGCAGCCCGACACGCCAGAGATTTTGCGTCAAGCCGCCCAGGCTGATCGGCGGGTGGTGGCGATCGGAGAACTCGGCCTCGATCTGTTCCGTGAGCAGAATTTGGCTGCCCAGATGGCCATGCTCGAGCCACAGCTTGATCTGGCAGTGGAGCTGGACCTGCCTGTGATTGTGCATTGCCGCGACGCTGCCGAGCCGATGCTGGCCTTGCTGAGGCAGCGGGCCTCCCTTGGGGGCTGCCCTCGCGGCGTGATGCATTGCTGGGGTGGAGATCCGGAGGAGATGGCCGGTTTTTTAGAGCTCGGTTTCTTCATTAGCTTTAGCGGCACGGTGACTTTCCCCAAGGCGGAAGCCACCCATGCCTGCGCCCGCCAGGTGCCCGCTGATCGCTATCTGGTGGAAACCGATTGTCCCTTCTTGGCGCCGGTGCCCCGCCGCGGCAAGCGCAACGAGCCAGCTTTTGTGGCGGCGGTGGCAGTCCGAGTAGCCGATTTGCGTGGGCAAACCCTCACAGAAGTGGCTAATACCAGCAGTTCCAACGCCTCACGGCTGTTTGGCCTGCCGCTTCACAATGTATGA
- a CDS encoding DNA-directed RNA polymerase subunit gamma: MSNSNLRTENHFDYVKITLASPERIMEWGQRTLPNGQVVGEVTKPETINYRTLKPEMDGLFCEKIFGPSKDWECHCGKYKRVRHRGIVCERCGVEVTESRVRRHRMGFIKLAAPVSHVWYLKGIPSYVAILLDMPLRDVEQIVYFNCYVVLDAGDHKDLTYKQLLTEDEWLEIEDQIYAEDSDIENEPVVGIGAEALKQLLEDLELNETAEQLRGDIAASKGQKRAKLIKRLRVIDNFIATGARPDWMVLDVIPVIPPDLRPMVQLDGGRFATSDLNDLYRRVINRNNRLARLQEILAPEIIVRNEKRMLQEAVDALIDNGRRGRTVVGANNRALKSLSDIIEGKQGRFRQNLLGKRVDYSGRSVIVVGPKLKMHQCGLPKEMAIELFQPFVIHRLIRQNIVNNIKAAKKLIQRADDEVMQVLQEVIEGHPILLNRAPTLHRLGIQAFEPKLVDGRAIQLHPLVCPAFNADFDGDQMAVHVPLAIEAQTEARMLMLASNNILSPATGEPIITPSQDMVLGAYYLTAEKPGAIKPEFGDRANTFANLDDVIDAFEEKHVHLHDWIWVRFGGEVENDDEDKQPQKEETLSDGTRIEQWLFRRDRFDEDGALISRYLLTTVGRVVINHTIIDAVAAT, encoded by the coding sequence ATGTCCAACAGCAACCTCCGTACCGAAAACCACTTCGACTACGTCAAGATCACCTTGGCGTCGCCTGAGCGGATCATGGAGTGGGGGCAGCGCACGCTGCCCAACGGTCAAGTGGTGGGTGAGGTAACCAAGCCCGAAACCATCAACTACCGCACGCTGAAGCCCGAGATGGACGGGCTCTTCTGCGAGAAGATCTTTGGCCCGTCCAAGGACTGGGAGTGCCACTGCGGCAAGTACAAACGGGTGCGTCACCGCGGCATTGTCTGCGAGCGCTGTGGTGTGGAGGTTACGGAGAGCCGGGTGCGCCGTCACCGTATGGGTTTCATCAAGCTCGCGGCACCGGTGAGCCATGTCTGGTATCTGAAAGGGATTCCCAGCTACGTAGCCATCCTGCTCGACATGCCCCTGCGGGATGTGGAGCAGATTGTTTACTTCAACTGCTACGTGGTGCTCGATGCGGGCGATCACAAGGACCTCACCTACAAGCAGCTTCTTACGGAAGATGAGTGGCTGGAGATCGAGGACCAGATCTACGCCGAGGATTCGGATATTGAGAATGAACCAGTAGTGGGCATCGGCGCCGAGGCGTTGAAGCAACTGCTGGAAGATCTTGAACTCAACGAGACTGCCGAGCAGCTGCGTGGTGATATTGCCGCCAGCAAGGGTCAAAAGCGCGCCAAGCTGATCAAGCGCCTGCGCGTGATCGACAACTTCATAGCCACTGGTGCCCGTCCCGACTGGATGGTGCTCGATGTGATCCCGGTGATTCCGCCCGACCTGCGCCCGATGGTGCAGCTCGATGGCGGTCGCTTTGCCACCTCAGACCTCAACGATCTCTACCGCCGCGTCATCAACCGGAACAACCGGTTGGCCCGTTTGCAGGAGATCCTGGCCCCTGAAATCATCGTTCGCAACGAGAAGCGGATGCTGCAGGAGGCCGTAGACGCCTTGATCGACAACGGTCGCCGTGGTCGCACCGTGGTGGGTGCCAACAACCGGGCACTCAAGTCGCTGAGCGACATCATTGAGGGCAAGCAGGGCCGCTTCCGTCAAAACCTGCTTGGTAAGCGGGTCGACTACTCCGGTCGTTCCGTGATCGTGGTGGGTCCGAAGCTGAAGATGCACCAGTGCGGCCTGCCCAAGGAGATGGCGATCGAGCTGTTCCAGCCGTTCGTGATCCACCGCTTGATCCGCCAGAACATTGTCAACAACATCAAGGCCGCCAAGAAGTTGATTCAGCGCGCCGACGATGAGGTGATGCAGGTGCTTCAGGAGGTGATCGAAGGTCACCCGATTCTGCTGAACCGAGCTCCGACCCTGCACCGTCTCGGCATTCAGGCCTTTGAGCCAAAACTGGTTGATGGTCGCGCCATCCAGCTACACCCGCTGGTGTGCCCGGCCTTTAACGCCGACTTTGACGGTGACCAGATGGCCGTGCACGTGCCGCTGGCGATCGAAGCTCAAACCGAGGCGCGCATGTTGATGCTGGCCAGCAACAACATCCTTTCGCCCGCCACTGGCGAGCCGATCATCACCCCGTCCCAGGACATGGTGCTTGGCGCTTACTACCTCACGGCCGAAAAGCCTGGAGCTATCAAGCCTGAATTTGGCGACCGGGCCAATACCTTCGCCAACCTCGACGATGTGATCGATGCCTTTGAGGAGAAGCACGTTCACCTCCACGATTGGATCTGGGTGCGTTTCGGCGGCGAGGTGGAGAACGACGACGAGGACAAGCAGCCCCAAAAAGAAGAAACCCTCAGCGACGGCACGCGCATCGAGCAGTGGCTGTTCCGCCGCGATCGCTTTGATGAAGATGGCGCCCTAATCAGCCGCTACCTGCTCACCACTGTGGGCCGTGTCGTGATCAACCACACGATCATCGACGCCGTGGCTGCGACCTGA
- the rpiA gene encoding ribose-5-phosphate isomerase RpiA translates to MSDLQDRMKQAVAAAATEQIQSGMVVGLGSGSTAALMIQALGAKLKSGELSDVVGVTTSFQGEVLAAELGIPLKSLNAIERIDLAIDGADEVDPAFQLIKGGGACHVQEKLVAVRADRFVVVVDSTKLVDTLNLGFLLPVEVLPGAWRQVQGQLKAMGGEAQLRMAVKKAGPVVTDQGNLVLDVKFAGGISDPAGLEAAINNLPGVLENGLFVNITDQVLVGEIVDGEPRVRDLIKR, encoded by the coding sequence ATGTCGGATCTGCAGGACCGGATGAAGCAGGCAGTGGCTGCTGCGGCCACTGAGCAGATCCAGAGCGGCATGGTGGTCGGCCTGGGTTCCGGCTCCACCGCAGCCCTAATGATTCAGGCCCTCGGCGCCAAGCTCAAGAGCGGTGAACTCAGCGATGTGGTGGGTGTCACCACCTCCTTCCAAGGCGAGGTGCTGGCCGCTGAACTCGGCATTCCGCTCAAGAGCCTTAATGCGATTGAGCGCATCGATCTTGCAATTGATGGCGCAGATGAGGTGGATCCCGCTTTTCAATTGATCAAGGGCGGTGGTGCTTGCCACGTTCAGGAGAAATTGGTAGCAGTGCGGGCCGATCGCTTTGTGGTGGTGGTGGATTCCACCAAGCTGGTGGACACCCTCAACCTCGGCTTCCTACTGCCGGTGGAGGTGCTCCCCGGTGCCTGGCGTCAGGTGCAGGGTCAGCTCAAGGCAATGGGCGGCGAGGCCCAGCTGCGCATGGCCGTGAAGAAGGCCGGTCCGGTGGTGACCGATCAGGGAAACCTAGTTTTAGATGTGAAGTTTGCTGGTGGCATCAGCGATCCGGCTGGCCTGGAGGCGGCGATCAACAACCTGCCGGGCGTGTTGGAGAACGGCCTGTTCGTGAACATCACCGACCAGGTGCTGGTGGGTGAAATCGTGGACGGCGAGCCCCGGGTGCGGGATCTAATCAAGCGCTGA
- the rpsT gene encoding 30S ribosomal protein S20 has translation MANNTSSKKRIEVAERNRLRNRTYKSALRTLMKRCFTACSAYSQTPGEDAKTAVQTTMNAAFSKIDKAVKVGVLHRNTGANQKSRISAAVKQVIEPAAAVQA, from the coding sequence GTGGCCAATAACACCTCATCGAAGAAGCGCATTGAGGTTGCCGAGCGCAACCGTCTCCGCAACCGCACCTACAAGTCGGCCCTGCGCACCTTGATGAAGCGCTGCTTCACCGCTTGCAGCGCTTATTCCCAGACCCCTGGTGAAGACGCCAAGACGGCTGTTCAAACCACCATGAATGCCGCCTTCAGCAAGATTGATAAGGCGGTGAAGGTGGGTGTGCTGCACCGCAACACCGGAGCCAATCAGAAGTCGCGTATCAGTGCCGCTGTGAAGCAGGTGATCGAGCCAGCTGCAGCCGTCCAAGCCTGA
- the rimP gene encoding ribosome maturation factor RimP: MPHPLLPDLERLAQAAVVATGFELKGVHVFTHRIPMTVQVLVQRADGSDINLDECASLSAPLAEAIEAAELLGDAYVLEISSPGVSDELRDDRDFRSFRGFPVVVLCRDNQGLDVRREGLLLERDATDVHINIRGRTQRIPRDSVISVCLVTPSESD; this comes from the coding sequence TTGCCCCACCCTCTCCTGCCCGACCTAGAGCGCCTAGCCCAAGCGGCTGTGGTAGCTACTGGGTTTGAGCTCAAGGGAGTGCACGTCTTCACCCATCGCATCCCCATGACGGTGCAGGTGCTGGTGCAGCGAGCTGATGGCAGTGACATCAACCTGGATGAGTGCGCTTCCCTAAGTGCACCGCTGGCCGAGGCGATCGAGGCTGCCGAGCTGCTTGGTGATGCTTATGTGCTGGAGATCAGCAGCCCTGGCGTCAGCGACGAGCTGCGCGACGATCGCGATTTCCGCTCATTTCGCGGATTTCCCGTTGTCGTGCTCTGCCGTGACAACCAAGGGCTCGACGTGCGGCGCGAAGGGCTCCTCCTAGAGCGCGATGCGACGGATGTTCACATCAACATCCGCGGCCGCACCCAGCGCATCCCCCGAGACTCCGTGATCAGCGTCTGCCTGGTCACCCCATCCGAGTCCGACTGA
- a CDS encoding secondary thiamine-phosphate synthase enzyme YjbQ codes for MVTFHSTRLELTTTASFSCHDISADLQAFVNANGIRNGLLVAAGQHTTTALVVNEAEERLLGDIERHFLALTPPDRAYAHNDLHLRPGIPADEPRNAHAHLIALKLGNHLTLPVVDGHLGLGRYQAVLLVELDGPRQRQVLLQLCGDGSAVGGRDSALD; via the coding sequence ATGGTGACGTTTCACTCCACCCGGCTGGAACTCACCACCACGGCCAGCTTCAGCTGCCACGACATCAGCGCCGACCTGCAAGCCTTCGTGAATGCCAACGGGATCCGCAATGGTCTGCTGGTGGCCGCCGGCCAGCACACCACCACCGCCCTGGTCGTAAACGAGGCCGAGGAACGGTTGCTGGGCGACATCGAGCGCCATTTCCTGGCCCTGACGCCCCCCGACCGGGCCTACGCCCACAACGACCTGCACCTGCGGCCGGGCATTCCCGCCGATGAGCCGCGCAACGCCCATGCCCACCTGATCGCCCTGAAGCTGGGCAACCACCTCACCCTACCGGTGGTGGACGGCCACTTGGGCCTGGGCCGCTACCAGGCCGTGCTGCTGGTGGAATTGGATGGCCCCCGTCAGCGCCAGGTGCTGCTGCAGCTGTGCGGAGACGGAAGCGCGGTTGGGGGCCGAGACTCAGCGCTTGATTAG